One region of Oncorhynchus mykiss isolate Arlee chromosome 8, USDA_OmykA_1.1, whole genome shotgun sequence genomic DNA includes:
- the LOC110530655 gene encoding C-C motif chemokine 2, which translates to MLSECRKVFVYGMSLSVYECVVLVGLKRAAVLVKVTHLQTLRVSDSDRMMGLLSLLLLFSTTLLMSTSSSHASGAVTPCCIEMKGTMVRRDLIKRYYIQDTAMCNIKAVTFVTVKGIRICSDPSNPWAKKTMQYLDNKNKPHTLKKHHITSTTTTTTTATQPAKYNPHKTTFSAHNPKIASQWPTTLTTRQ; encoded by the exons ATGCTGTCTGAGTGTAGGAAAGTATTTGTGTAtggcatgtctctctctgtgtatgagtgtgtggtgTTGGTGGGCTTAAAAAGAGCTGCAGTTCTGGTGAAAGTCACACATCTGCAAACTCTCAGAGTGAGCGATTCAGACAGAATGAtgggcctcctctctctcttgctcctcttcAGCACAACTCTACTGATGTCCACCTCTTCTTCTCATG CCAGTGGAGCAGTAACTCCGTGCTGTATAGAGATGAAAGGCACTATGGTGCGTCGTGACCTGATCAAGCGCTACTACATACAAGACACAGCCATGTGTAACATCAAGGCAGTGAC gTTTGTCACAGTGAAAGGCATACGAATCTGCTCTGACCCTTCCAACCCCTGGGCAAAGAAAACCATGCAGTACCTGGACAATAAGAACAAGCCTCACACACTGAAaaaacatcacatcacatcaactactactactacgaccaCCGCCACACAACCAGCAAAATACAACCCTCACAAAACAACATTTTCAGCTCACAACCCCAAAATTGCATCTCAATGGCCAACGACTCTTACCACAAGACAATGA